In a single window of the Halomicroarcula saliterrae genome:
- a CDS encoding ABC transporter ATP-binding protein codes for MSEQTTDTQTAATMSKDDVVLRVDNLVKAFGALVATDHATFEVERGTITGLIGPNGAGKSTLFNLISGFYEPDDGRVEVNGADVTGLEPYEIADHGLIRTFQTPRKLEGMTVREAMLVGPRDQPGESFLKLFTSPGAVGETESKNMADVNRILEEFEIDHLATQPATKISGGQMKLVELARAMLSEPDILLLDEPAAGVNPTLRKKLAEQIRRLNEQGTTFLLIEHDMEFVMSLADPVIVLDQGSVLMEGRPDQVQSDTRVIDAYLGG; via the coding sequence ATGAGCGAGCAAACCACCGACACGCAGACGGCGGCGACGATGTCCAAGGACGACGTGGTGTTACGCGTCGACAATCTGGTGAAGGCCTTCGGTGCTCTCGTGGCCACCGACCACGCGACCTTCGAGGTAGAGCGGGGCACCATCACCGGACTCATCGGCCCGAACGGGGCCGGCAAGTCCACGCTGTTCAACCTCATCTCGGGGTTCTACGAGCCCGACGACGGCCGCGTCGAGGTCAACGGCGCCGACGTGACCGGGCTCGAACCGTACGAAATCGCCGACCACGGGCTGATTCGGACCTTCCAGACGCCGCGCAAGCTGGAAGGGATGACCGTCCGCGAGGCGATGCTCGTGGGACCGCGCGACCAGCCCGGCGAGTCGTTCCTGAAGCTGTTCACCTCGCCGGGGGCGGTCGGCGAGACCGAATCGAAGAACATGGCGGACGTCAACCGCATCCTCGAAGAGTTCGAGATAGACCACCTCGCCACCCAGCCCGCGACCAAGATATCCGGCGGGCAGATGAAACTGGTCGAACTGGCCAGAGCGATGCTCTCGGAGCCGGATATCCTGCTGCTCGACGAGCCGGCCGCCGGGGTGAATCCGACGCTCCGGAAGAAGCTCGCGGAACAGATCCGACGGCTCAACGAACAGGGAACGACCTTCCTGCTCATCGAACACGACATGGAGTTCGTGATGAGCCTCGCCGACCCGGTCATCGTCCTCGACCAAGGGAGCGTCCTCATGGAGGGCCGGCCCGACCAGGTCCAGAGCGACACCCGTGTCATCGACGCGTACCTCGGAGGGTAA
- a CDS encoding ABC transporter ATP-binding protein, whose product MVELSGVDSGYGDVQVLDDCTLHLDAGEIVCLIGPNGAGKSTVLKTVFGMLTPWDGTVSYHGRDIGGMAPENIVREGIGFVPQTDNVFGSLTIDENLRMGGVARDGGLEPVMDDLYDRFPLLDEKRGAKARTLSGGQRQVLAFARALVMEPDVLLIDEPSAGLAPNTAQDVFGHVEAVNELDTAILMVEQNAVEGLGIADRGYVLDQGTVRFDGEADTLLDSDEVSKLYLGG is encoded by the coding sequence ATCGTCGAACTGAGCGGCGTCGACAGCGGCTACGGCGACGTACAGGTCCTCGACGACTGCACGCTCCACCTCGATGCGGGCGAAATCGTCTGTCTCATCGGGCCCAACGGCGCGGGGAAGTCGACCGTCCTGAAGACGGTGTTCGGCATGCTGACGCCGTGGGACGGGACAGTCAGCTACCACGGGAGGGACATCGGCGGGATGGCGCCCGAGAACATCGTCCGTGAGGGAATCGGCTTCGTCCCACAGACCGACAACGTGTTCGGCTCGCTCACCATCGACGAGAACCTCCGCATGGGCGGCGTCGCCCGCGACGGCGGCCTCGAACCGGTCATGGACGACCTCTACGACCGGTTCCCGCTGCTCGACGAGAAGCGAGGCGCGAAGGCGCGGACGCTCTCGGGCGGCCAGCGGCAGGTGCTCGCCTTCGCTCGCGCGCTCGTGATGGAGCCCGACGTGTTGCTCATCGACGAGCCGTCGGCGGGGCTGGCACCGAACACCGCACAGGACGTGTTCGGCCACGTCGAGGCGGTCAACGAGCTCGACACGGCCATCCTGATGGTCGAACAGAACGCGGTCGAGGGGCTCGGCATCGCCGACCGCGGCTACGTCCTCGACCAGGGGACCGTCCGGTTCGACGGCGAGGCGGACACCCTGCTCGACAGCGACGAGGTGTCGAAGCTCTACCTCGGCGGATGA
- a CDS encoding DMT family transporter, with amino-acid sequence MYVVSKWSFSLVPPVTLGFFRVALGAAALWLWLGLTGSRSRPSREDWPALVGLGGWVTVTIVAQFLGTELTNASQGSLLTVLTPVFVVVLGAAVRGERVTRTKTAGIALAAVGTAVVVAGQYDPGTVAVGNAAGVGLLVVASLAWAGYTVWGVRVVRRYSALTAATYSTVAATPMLGLLSLGELWYLGRGLATIPLGASSLFAIAYLGLASTAAAWYLWYKGLEYVPAGTVAVFYFLQPVVGTALAAALLGEQVGAWFVAGSLTIGVGVWVVSRGRADQNGRQPRDRSGLRE; translated from the coding sequence ATGTACGTCGTCAGCAAGTGGAGCTTCTCGCTCGTCCCGCCTGTCACGCTCGGGTTCTTCCGGGTGGCGCTCGGCGCGGCGGCCCTGTGGCTCTGGCTGGGCCTCACTGGCAGTCGGTCACGGCCGAGTCGCGAGGACTGGCCGGCGCTCGTCGGCCTCGGCGGCTGGGTGACGGTCACCATCGTCGCGCAGTTCCTCGGCACCGAGCTGACGAACGCGAGTCAGGGGTCGCTGCTGACGGTCCTGACGCCGGTTTTCGTCGTCGTCCTCGGGGCTGCCGTGCGCGGCGAACGCGTGACGCGGACGAAGACGGCCGGCATCGCGCTCGCCGCTGTCGGGACCGCGGTCGTCGTCGCCGGCCAGTACGACCCGGGGACCGTCGCGGTCGGGAACGCCGCCGGCGTGGGCCTGTTGGTCGTCGCCAGTCTCGCGTGGGCCGGCTACACCGTCTGGGGCGTTCGGGTCGTCCGGCGGTACTCGGCGCTGACCGCGGCCACCTACTCGACGGTCGCCGCGACCCCCATGCTCGGGCTCCTGTCGCTCGGGGAGCTCTGGTATCTGGGTCGCGGTCTCGCGACTATCCCGCTCGGAGCGTCGTCGCTGTTCGCCATCGCCTACCTCGGCCTCGCGTCGACCGCCGCGGCGTGGTATCTCTGGTACAAGGGCCTCGAGTACGTCCCGGCAGGGACCGTCGCCGTCTTCTACTTCCTCCAGCCCGTCGTCGGGACCGCGCTCGCGGCGGCGCTGCTGGGCGAACAGGTCGGCGCGTGGTTCGTCGCGGGGAGCCTCACTATCGGCGTCGGCGTCTGGGTCGTCAGTCGCGGGCGTGCCGACCAGAACGGACGCCAGCCCCGCGACAGGAGTGGATTACGGGAATGA
- a CDS encoding DMT family transporter, translating to MNGVLDDDVPPGVGLAVAVAAVSTGAVLVRLSDAPSTVAAFYRVLFTTLPIVPLAVWRYRGEFARIGRRDLLFATLAGIALAVHFAAWFESLAWTSVAASVTLVQSQPLFVALGAWLLLDERPSVRIAGGILVAVAGMVTMALGDLLTGVLVGRDPLLGNALALLGAVMAAGYVLAGRSLRQRVSVVPYVVIVYGVCAVVLLVIVLVQGAPLVGYPPREWLLFAGLAVGPGLLGHTLINWALAHLRSSVVSVSLLGEPVGASLLALLVLSEAPTAFTVVGGAVVLVGIAVTATDR from the coding sequence ATGAACGGGGTGCTCGACGACGACGTCCCACCCGGCGTCGGACTCGCCGTCGCCGTCGCCGCCGTCAGCACCGGGGCCGTCCTCGTCCGGTTGAGCGACGCTCCATCGACCGTCGCCGCCTTCTACCGCGTCCTCTTTACCACGCTCCCTATCGTGCCGCTCGCGGTCTGGCGCTACCGGGGGGAGTTCGCCCGCATCGGTCGCCGCGACCTGCTCTTTGCGACGCTCGCGGGCATCGCGCTCGCGGTGCATTTCGCCGCGTGGTTCGAGAGTCTCGCGTGGACCAGCGTCGCAGCGAGCGTCACCCTCGTCCAGTCACAGCCGCTGTTCGTCGCCCTGGGCGCGTGGCTCCTGCTCGACGAGCGACCGAGCGTCCGCATCGCCGGCGGCATCCTCGTGGCCGTCGCCGGGATGGTGACGATGGCGCTTGGGGACCTGCTCACCGGGGTCCTCGTCGGCCGGGACCCCCTCCTGGGCAACGCCCTCGCCCTGCTCGGCGCGGTGATGGCCGCCGGCTACGTGCTCGCGGGCCGGTCCCTCCGCCAGCGCGTCTCGGTGGTCCCCTACGTCGTCATCGTCTACGGCGTCTGTGCGGTCGTGTTACTCGTCATCGTGCTCGTTCAGGGCGCGCCCCTCGTCGGCTATCCACCTCGCGAGTGGCTCCTCTTTGCCGGGCTCGCAGTCGGCCCCGGCCTGCTCGGTCACACGCTCATCAACTGGGCGCTCGCGCATCTGCGGTCCAGCGTTGTCTCCGTCTCGCTACTGGGCGAACCCGTCGGTGCTTCCCTGCTCGCGCTGCTCGTGCTCTCCGAAGCGCCGACGGCGTTCACCGTCGTCGGCGGGGCCGTCGTGCTCGTCGGCATCGCCGTGACGGCGACCGACCGGTGA
- a CDS encoding DUF7545 family protein: protein MANETVTLTIEGEDDADELTVPSELLDLLRENDETDPAVVGDIAMFGLAQRIHGAVHHGQGEADQGIQDLEALTLDLFEERFGASFAELTGHDH, encoded by the coding sequence ATGGCAAACGAGACTGTCACACTCACCATCGAAGGCGAAGACGACGCCGACGAACTGACCGTCCCGAGCGAACTGCTGGACCTGCTGCGCGAGAACGACGAGACGGACCCGGCCGTCGTCGGCGACATCGCGATGTTCGGGCTGGCCCAGCGCATCCACGGCGCCGTCCACCACGGGCAGGGCGAGGCCGACCAGGGGATTCAGGATCTCGAAGCGCTTACCCTCGACCTCTTCGAGGAGCGCTTCGGTGCCTCGTTCGCCGAACTGACCGGCCACGACCACTAG
- a CDS encoding 2,5-diamino-6-(ribosylamino)-4(3H)-pyrimidinone 5'-phosphate reductase has translation MYVVVNAAMSADGKLASRRRKQLAISGPDDFDRVDQLRADSDAVMVGVGTVLADDPSLTVKDEARNAERRDRGLAENPARVVADSRIRTPPDAAVLDDAAETYLLTSEAAPTDFIEQMEEAGAYVLAAGEDRVDLKTALAKLEGEGVDRLMVEGGGELIFGLFEAGLVDELRVYVGAKVLGGRDAPTLADGDGFVESFPELTLESVEQVDDGVLLTWTVQNS, from the coding sequence ATGTACGTCGTCGTCAACGCCGCGATGAGCGCCGACGGGAAGCTGGCTTCGCGCCGGCGCAAGCAACTGGCTATCTCCGGGCCGGACGATTTCGACCGCGTCGACCAGCTCCGGGCCGACAGCGACGCCGTCATGGTCGGGGTCGGGACGGTGCTGGCCGACGACCCCTCGCTGACGGTCAAAGACGAGGCCCGAAACGCCGAGCGACGGGACCGCGGGCTCGCGGAGAACCCCGCCCGAGTCGTCGCCGATTCTCGGATTCGGACGCCGCCGGACGCCGCGGTCCTGGACGACGCCGCCGAGACGTATCTGCTCACCAGCGAGGCCGCGCCCACGGACTTCATCGAGCAGATGGAAGAGGCCGGCGCGTACGTCCTCGCGGCCGGCGAGGACCGCGTCGACCTGAAGACGGCGCTGGCGAAACTGGAGGGCGAGGGCGTCGACCGGCTGATGGTCGAGGGCGGCGGGGAGCTCATCTTCGGCCTCTTCGAGGCGGGGCTGGTCGACGAGCTCCGCGTCTACGTCGGTGCGAAGGTGCTCGGTGGTCGGGACGCGCCGACGCTCGCCGACGGCGACGGCTTCGTCGAGTCGTTCCCCGAGCTCACGCTGGAGTCGGTCGAGCAGGTCGACGACGGCGTCCTGTTGACCTGGACCGTACAGAACAGCTAG
- a CDS encoding glutamate-cysteine ligase family protein translates to MTVPEPEPIRRSIEVEYWVIDSDGRLVEPGPLTAASAGVEREFVEPLLEIKTTPCERTAELRAELLARIRKVLDVAAEHDMGLVPLATPLNHGEIADRPSERTRIQREVIGAEFEYVRHCAGTHIHVEQIPGRAVDQLNTLVALDPALALVNSASRFRGRPLAAGARSKLYRWMAYDGLPHQGRLWRYLDSRDEWDRRLERRYEAFERRAMAAGVDRQSVASCFDPESAVWTPVQLRAAFETVEWRSPDTALPSVVLDLADDIAETIAQLRRKEVLIEGETGRITENAIVLPEFGTVLDHVNAAIRDGLASDSLKAYLDRMGFDVTAYDPVSARQPRGTIPVEEARRRRLEHAAALEQDVRTARRASTD, encoded by the coding sequence TTGACCGTGCCCGAACCCGAACCGATACGACGGAGCATAGAGGTCGAGTACTGGGTGATCGACAGCGACGGACGGCTCGTCGAACCGGGGCCGCTCACGGCGGCCTCCGCGGGCGTCGAGCGGGAGTTCGTCGAGCCGCTGCTCGAAATCAAGACCACACCGTGTGAGCGGACAGCGGAGCTGCGGGCGGAACTGCTCGCGCGCATCAGGAAGGTGCTCGACGTCGCGGCCGAGCACGACATGGGACTGGTACCGCTTGCGACACCACTGAACCACGGCGAGATCGCCGACCGGCCCAGCGAGCGGACGCGCATACAGCGGGAGGTCATCGGGGCGGAGTTCGAGTACGTGCGCCACTGTGCCGGAACTCACATCCACGTCGAGCAGATTCCGGGTCGTGCGGTCGACCAGCTGAACACGCTCGTCGCGCTCGACCCGGCTCTCGCGCTCGTCAACTCCGCGAGTCGGTTCCGGGGGCGGCCGCTGGCCGCCGGGGCCCGCTCGAAACTGTACCGATGGATGGCCTACGACGGGCTCCCCCATCAGGGGCGGCTCTGGCGGTATCTCGACTCCAGAGACGAGTGGGACCGCCGTCTGGAGCGGCGCTACGAGGCGTTCGAGCGTCGGGCGATGGCGGCCGGCGTCGACCGGCAGTCGGTCGCCTCGTGTTTCGACCCCGAGAGCGCCGTGTGGACGCCGGTCCAGCTCCGGGCGGCGTTCGAGACCGTCGAGTGGCGCTCGCCGGACACCGCCCTCCCGAGTGTCGTGCTCGACCTCGCCGACGACATCGCCGAGACGATAGCACAGCTCCGGAGGAAAGAGGTCCTGATAGAGGGCGAGACCGGCCGTATCACCGAGAACGCCATCGTGCTCCCCGAGTTCGGGACCGTGCTCGACCACGTCAACGCCGCCATACGGGACGGACTGGCCTCGGACTCCCTGAAGGCGTATCTCGACCGGATGGGATTCGACGTCACGGCCTACGACCCGGTGTCAGCCCGGCAGCCACGGGGGACGATACCGGTCGAGGAGGCTCGGCGACGCCGCCTCGAACACGCCGCCGCGCTCGAACAAGACGTGAGGACGGCCCGCCGGGCCAGCACTGACTGA
- the ilvD gene encoding dihydroxy-acid dehydratase, translating into MSKQDEREASGKDPNLRSSEVTEGTDQAPSRAMFRAMGYDDEDLRSPMVGVANPAADITPCNVHLDDVAEAAYDGIDDSGGMPIEFGTITISDAVSMGTEGMKASLISREIIADSVELVSFGERMDGLVTIGGCDKNMPGMMMASIRTDLPSVFLYGGSIMPGEHDGREVTIQNVFEGVGAVADGDMSEDELDEMERHACPGAGSCGGMFTANTMASISETIGLAPLGSSGAPAEHEARYEIAEEAGEVAIDAIENDRKPSDILTRESFENAIALQVATGGSTNAVLHLLAMAAEADIDLDIEAFNEISKRTPKIANLQPGGERVMNDLFEVGGIPVVLKALLDADLLHGDAMTVTGETLAEGLDRIDPPAIEALDVDFLYTVEEPKNEQGAIRILTGNLAPDGAVIKITGEDHLRHEGPVRIFDDEEGAMRYVQEGKVDAGDVIGIRNEGPRGGPGMREMLGVTSAVAGQGHAEDVALFTDGRFSGATRGFSIGHVAPEAFAGGPIAALEDGDTITIDIDALELSVDLTDEEIEERLADYDPEPQYDSGVLAKYHRDFGSAANGAVTNPGAKWD; encoded by the coding sequence ATGAGCAAGCAGGACGAGCGCGAGGCGTCGGGCAAGGACCCGAACCTGCGGAGCAGCGAAGTCACCGAAGGGACGGACCAGGCCCCCTCCCGGGCGATGTTCCGAGCGATGGGATACGACGACGAGGACCTCCGGAGCCCGATGGTCGGCGTCGCCAACCCCGCGGCCGACATCACGCCGTGTAACGTTCACCTCGACGACGTGGCCGAAGCGGCCTACGACGGCATCGACGACTCGGGCGGGATGCCCATCGAGTTCGGCACGATCACCATCTCCGACGCCGTCTCGATGGGGACCGAGGGGATGAAGGCCTCGCTCATCTCCCGGGAAATCATCGCCGACTCCGTCGAACTCGTCTCCTTCGGCGAGCGCATGGACGGCCTCGTCACCATCGGCGGCTGCGACAAGAACATGCCCGGGATGATGATGGCCTCCATCCGGACTGACCTCCCGAGCGTCTTCCTCTATGGCGGCTCTATCATGCCCGGCGAGCACGACGGACGGGAAGTCACTATCCAGAACGTGTTCGAGGGCGTCGGCGCCGTCGCCGACGGCGATATGAGCGAGGACGAACTCGACGAGATGGAACGCCACGCCTGTCCCGGCGCCGGTTCCTGTGGCGGGATGTTCACGGCGAACACGATGGCCTCCATCTCCGAGACCATCGGGCTGGCACCGCTCGGTTCCTCTGGCGCGCCCGCCGAACACGAGGCCCGCTACGAGATCGCCGAGGAGGCCGGCGAGGTCGCCATCGACGCCATCGAGAACGACCGGAAGCCCTCCGACATTCTCACGCGGGAGTCCTTCGAGAACGCTATCGCGCTCCAGGTCGCCACGGGCGGCTCGACCAACGCCGTCCTGCACCTGCTGGCGATGGCCGCCGAGGCCGATATCGACCTCGACATCGAGGCGTTCAACGAGATAAGCAAGCGGACGCCAAAAATCGCGAACCTCCAGCCCGGCGGGGAGCGCGTGATGAACGACCTCTTCGAGGTCGGCGGTATCCCGGTCGTCCTCAAGGCCCTGCTCGACGCCGACCTGCTCCACGGCGACGCGATGACCGTCACCGGTGAGACGCTGGCCGAGGGGCTCGACCGCATCGACCCGCCGGCCATCGAAGCCCTCGACGTCGACTTCCTCTACACCGTCGAGGAACCGAAGAACGAACAGGGCGCCATCCGCATCCTCACCGGGAACCTCGCCCCGGACGGCGCGGTCATCAAGATCACCGGCGAGGACCACCTCCGCCACGAAGGTCCCGTCCGAATCTTCGACGACGAGGAGGGCGCCATGCGCTACGTCCAGGAAGGGAAGGTCGACGCCGGCGACGTCATCGGCATCCGCAACGAAGGGCCACGCGGCGGCCCCGGGATGCGGGAGATGCTCGGCGTCACGTCGGCGGTCGCCGGCCAGGGCCACGCCGAGGACGTCGCGCTCTTTACCGACGGCCGGTTCTCCGGGGCCACGCGCGGCTTCTCTATCGGCCACGTCGCGCCCGAGGCCTTCGCCGGCGGCCCCATCGCCGCGCTGGAGGACGGCGACACCATCACTATCGACATCGACGCACTGGAGCTCTCCGTCGACCTCACCGACGAGGAGATCGAGGAGCGTCTGGCGGACTACGACCCCGAACCGCAGTACGATAGCGGCGTCCTCGCGAAGTACCACCGCGACTTCGGCTCGGCCGCCAACGGCGCGGTGACGAACCCCGGCGCGAAGTGGGACTGA
- a CDS encoding beta-ribofuranosylaminobenzene 5'-phosphate synthase family protein: protein MATVTTAARLHFGFQNLSLAHERLYGGVGLALAEPRLVVEAEPADSLVCDDAAAEPYARRVLDVLDVSGAEVSVRDRFPRHVGLGSGTQLALATLIAVARAHDLTADARTVAPRLGRGGRSGVGVATFEQGGFVVDGGHPTERFTATPPAEGDWDVPPVVASHHVPADWRFVLVVPDTDPGQSGSDEDRSMRTAIERADPGIADQISALLTRRLLPAIATRNRRDFGGAAARLGRLNGAWYADEQGGVYRPPAGTIVESLADAPTITGAGQSSWGPTVWGLTDTEGMDEAKDAGYRALEAAGVGGEVHVAAPRNTGASLVDDG, encoded by the coding sequence ATGGCGACGGTCACGACCGCGGCACGGCTTCACTTTGGCTTCCAGAACCTCTCGCTGGCCCACGAGCGGCTGTACGGTGGCGTCGGGCTCGCGCTCGCCGAGCCACGGCTCGTCGTCGAGGCCGAGCCGGCCGACTCGCTCGTCTGTGACGACGCGGCGGCCGAACCCTACGCCCGTCGCGTGCTGGACGTGCTGGACGTGTCGGGTGCCGAAGTGAGCGTCCGCGACCGGTTCCCGCGCCACGTCGGCCTGGGCAGTGGTACACAGCTCGCACTGGCGACGCTCATCGCCGTCGCGCGGGCCCACGACCTGACGGCGGACGCGCGGACGGTCGCCCCGCGGCTCGGTCGGGGCGGGCGAAGCGGCGTCGGCGTCGCGACCTTCGAGCAGGGCGGGTTCGTCGTCGACGGCGGCCACCCCACCGAGCGGTTCACCGCGACGCCGCCCGCGGAGGGCGACTGGGACGTGCCGCCCGTGGTGGCCAGCCACCACGTCCCCGCCGACTGGCGGTTCGTCCTCGTCGTGCCCGACACCGACCCGGGCCAGAGCGGGAGTGACGAGGACCGGAGCATGCGGACGGCTATCGAGCGGGCCGACCCCGGCATCGCCGACCAGATATCGGCGCTGCTGACTCGGCGGCTGCTGCCGGCCATCGCGACGCGGAACCGCCGGGACTTCGGCGGCGCCGCGGCCCGGCTCGGACGACTGAACGGCGCGTGGTACGCCGACGAGCAGGGCGGTGTCTACAGACCGCCGGCGGGTACCATCGTGGAGTCACTCGCGGACGCCCCGACTATCACCGGCGCGGGGCAGTCTTCGTGGGGCCCGACGGTGTGGGGACTTACCGACACGGAGGGGATGGACGAGGCGAAGGACGCCGGCTATCGGGCGCTGGAGGCGGCCGGTGTCGGCGGCGAGGTCCACGTGGCCGCCCCGCGCAACACCGGGGCGTCGCTGGTCGATGACGGGTGA
- a CDS encoding RAD55 family ATPase, which produces MDRIPFGVKQLDSIINGGAPTGSVVLLSGQAGAGSREFMHTSAVINGMAEEDPELFDLYYGEPSDRTTLPEEVHYLSFTASEGQLADEMRLAMDDEVLDAGLTGIEFHDMSERYFHMSPVPREWYADQTPTIKDLRARHERDDLLSALGTKLSNISANNLVVIDSLSDLVAAMGEDIDWADITFLVSGIQKAAHQWGGLILLHLNHETLSPTRAGQLSEAAHGTMEFSWESGGSTRARTLVVKQFRGVLSQIEDENIVQFETELGDAGFDISDVRKIR; this is translated from the coding sequence ATGGATCGCATCCCCTTCGGTGTCAAGCAGCTCGACTCCATCATCAACGGGGGAGCGCCGACCGGGAGCGTCGTCCTCCTCTCCGGGCAGGCCGGGGCGGGCTCGCGGGAGTTCATGCACACCAGCGCGGTCATCAACGGGATGGCCGAGGAAGACCCGGAGCTGTTCGACCTCTACTACGGGGAGCCCTCGGACCGGACCACCCTCCCGGAAGAAGTCCACTATCTCTCCTTTACCGCCAGCGAGGGACAGCTGGCCGACGAGATGCGGCTGGCGATGGACGACGAGGTGCTGGACGCCGGGCTGACCGGCATCGAGTTCCACGACATGTCCGAGCGGTACTTCCACATGAGCCCGGTGCCCCGGGAGTGGTACGCCGACCAGACGCCGACGATCAAGGACCTGCGCGCGCGCCACGAGCGGGACGACCTGCTGAGTGCCCTGGGCACGAAACTCAGCAACATCTCGGCGAACAACCTCGTCGTCATCGACTCGCTGTCCGACCTCGTGGCCGCGATGGGCGAGGACATCGACTGGGCCGACATCACCTTCCTGGTCTCGGGCATCCAGAAGGCGGCCCACCAGTGGGGCGGGCTCATCCTCCTGCATCTCAACCACGAGACGCTCTCTCCCACCCGGGCCGGACAGCTCAGCGAAGCAGCCCACGGTACCATGGAGTTCTCCTGGGAATCGGGCGGGTCGACGCGGGCCCGGACGCTCGTCGTCAAGCAGTTCCGCGGCGTCCTCTCCCAGATCGAAGACGAGAACATCGTCCAGTTCGAGACCGAACTCGGCGACGCCGGCTTCGATATCAGCGACGTCCGAAAGATACGCTGA
- a CDS encoding transcription factor S: MQFCDACGSMMHADGDEMVCQSCGESVEKDTDRAAEFVSTAEQTDDDVIETEEGADFEGKPTANDVRCDDCGHTKAWYTIKQTGSADEPPTRFFKCQECGHRWREYN; this comes from the coding sequence ATGCAGTTCTGTGACGCCTGTGGCTCCATGATGCACGCCGACGGCGACGAGATGGTCTGTCAGTCCTGTGGCGAGAGCGTCGAGAAGGACACCGACCGCGCCGCCGAGTTCGTCAGCACCGCCGAACAGACCGACGACGACGTCATCGAGACCGAAGAGGGGGCCGATTTCGAGGGCAAGCCCACCGCGAACGACGTCCGTTGTGACGACTGTGGCCACACCAAAGCGTGGTACACCATCAAACAGACCGGCTCGGCCGACGAGCCGCCGACGCGCTTTTTCAAGTGCCAGGAGTGTGGCCACCGCTGGCGCGAGTACAACTGA
- a CDS encoding cupin domain-containing protein translates to MTDTPDDDRPELTPQSIDHTHLPDQTMYKVAWDAVTHFEQGGDDVLTYPLVITNEFKLLYFEMAPGATIDWHTHTPAFDEVALSLGGTARYTLEREDGSHQVLDIEPRQSVYVPGGARHTIESVGDERHEGLVAMPSDPVARVEMLEGASPYRMEDWPVALWVDRKRDEVVEKDDEAVST, encoded by the coding sequence ATGACTGACACGCCAGACGACGACCGACCGGAGCTGACACCGCAGTCCATCGACCACACTCACCTGCCCGACCAGACCATGTACAAGGTCGCCTGGGACGCGGTGACCCACTTCGAGCAGGGCGGCGACGACGTGCTGACCTACCCGCTGGTCATCACGAACGAGTTCAAGCTGCTCTACTTCGAGATGGCGCCCGGCGCGACCATCGATTGGCACACCCACACGCCCGCCTTCGACGAGGTGGCGCTCTCGCTGGGCGGTACGGCCCGGTACACGCTCGAACGCGAGGACGGGAGCCACCAGGTGCTCGACATCGAACCACGGCAGTCAGTCTACGTCCCCGGCGGCGCGCGTCACACGATCGAGTCCGTCGGCGACGAGCGCCACGAGGGGCTCGTCGCGATGCCCTCGGACCCCGTCGCCCGGGTCGAGATGCTGGAGGGCGCCTCGCCATACCGGATGGAGGACTGGCCCGTCGCGCTGTGGGTCGACCGCAAGCGCGACGAGGTGGTCGAGAAAGACGACGAGGCCGTCTCGACGTAG